From a region of the Stenotrophomonas sp. BIO128-Bstrain genome:
- the rimP gene encoding ribosome maturation factor RimP, with the protein MSDKATEIANLLAPTVQSLGLELLGVEYLTAPGGATLRLYIDVPLAEQPERIVNIDDCERVSREVSAQLDVEDPITANYTLEVSSPGVDRPLFTGEQFQRAIGESAKVTLSLPQDGRRRLQGEILAVDIEQGTVTFKVDNAPFTADIENIDKARIMPDWAALGLAPTKPTGPAPKQGGKANKKPSNEPAAKKPRAE; encoded by the coding sequence GTGAGCGACAAGGCAACCGAAATCGCGAATCTGCTCGCCCCCACCGTTCAGTCGCTGGGTCTCGAGCTGCTGGGCGTGGAATATCTGACCGCCCCGGGTGGTGCCACGCTGCGCCTGTACATCGACGTGCCGCTGGCCGAACAGCCCGAGCGTATCGTCAACATCGACGACTGCGAGCGCGTCAGCCGCGAAGTGTCCGCCCAGCTGGACGTCGAAGACCCGATCACGGCGAACTACACGCTGGAAGTGTCTTCGCCGGGCGTGGACCGCCCGCTGTTCACCGGTGAGCAGTTCCAGCGCGCCATCGGCGAATCGGCCAAGGTGACGCTCAGCCTGCCGCAGGACGGCCGCCGCCGTCTGCAGGGCGAGATCCTCGCCGTGGATATCGAACAGGGCACGGTGACCTTCAAGGTCGACAATGCTCCGTTCACCGCCGACATCGAAAACATCGACAAGGCACGCATCATGCCGGACTGGGCCGCCCTCGGCCTGGCTCCGACCAAACCGACTGGCCCGGCACCCAAACAGGGTGGCAAGGCGAACAAGAAACCATCCAACGAGCCGGCGGCCAAAAAGCCGCGCGCGGAGTGA